The following proteins are co-located in the Bactrocera dorsalis isolate Fly_Bdor unplaced genomic scaffold, ASM2337382v1 BdCtg077, whole genome shotgun sequence genome:
- the LOC105224808 gene encoding rab GTPase-activating protein 1-like isoform X1 produces the protein MDDNLSTKSSESSLTTSGEYEIVSDSNITTPIDQQHLSENGTLLIIPTNNKSPTLNLANNRNIADLQHAMTDALREIDLNSDTSSTAPKAVALSKQKSLTLPLAGTSSPALLVPDNEQQQLVLPKTAMKSQSLNRHHTDYAMTPKSDDASTSEQNRVGQSVFYDCIDASPGGVGGGVEEKQDIMKPEKNDTDEEVSDIDQGCTIFSGVTYLGAANINAPKSEIDIYRIMNELNSNSESVGLKISVSIPNCSDGLVVLHDAETNSVIATYEIQSIILYFRGPVETPENGCFAFTWLHGDALFQCHVFRCHIPEAVNQVSACFQKAFRTYPPSMTCSLTSAIDSNMMNSVTSDVSGNPLNTAGYEFIVSLEIREKVAKNSFSAVPRDRNCFKLRANIDKEVIITVKQTPSNILQPLFIERCFGVLLSPGKLVRQGDMQLIDMVNMSYQSPTNTAGGGNANAATTVGVGAGDNTGGSGAPPLCLYPYVIRAEWKANEAAFEQLNVEASKNFLTVAVDIVVRGIRDPVRFVIETPVVIQSASEIRIMDHFISKRPMTLRFYLQLERTTDEFSWKVNSIDPSEEINEPQQPSSLLKFGMNNLSRIVRSSSIVSIEDDCPTDYSSDGDEPLLSGTGEVSKDCSQDKLDEWDPILKEWDSEKRPKNLAALVRLGIPEALREKIWQKLANVEGQTEMLDMYKILITKETKCETVIQRDIHRTFPAHKCFKESGGSGQDSLFKVSKAYAVYDSEVGYCQGLSFIAASLLLHMPEEDAFCVLVALMYDYGLRDLYKQGFEVLYLRLYQLDRLIKDQLPKLHEHFAACGIETHMYASQWFLTLFTARFPLCFVFHVLDVFLLDGVPLLFQVAVTLLSICEADLRQLDFEGILKYFRVTLPKKCRSPSQARRVMKMACERKIKKLKQYEEEFQLKKQHKERLEKEAQIYENRFGEERRKLQAEIDELQKKLIEANERAIEKERKHTGIIQDYKLIIQRLENDITNLNETLGNVMNIVSKCKNCVQKMENADRSVRLPAEVSRNSGLKITQQSCNKQENEAPLGPLDPINIATQRIRELELELAQAKLAHVEAECRNQDLNHQLSATITEMHSNRNSWQPWLSKTLNSLQEKVTTRGSRDPVLPTFQSYTQHASAGASAAGSETNSPSSNQEFKAFSVGGSPKLPAKFQTVKLRNSIDSLRNIVVPLESSAGRIVGIGAGASVDVGVGAADQFRQHLQPQSSLI, from the exons ATGGATGATAACCTTAGTACGAAATCTTCTGAATCCTCACTAACCACTAGTGGAGAGTATGAAATTGTTTCTGATAGCAATATTACAACACCAATAGACCAGCAGCATTTGTCAGAGAATGGTACACTTTTAATAATACCGACAAACAACAAATCACCAACACTGAATTTAGCTAATAATCGTAATATTGCTGATTTACAACATGCTATGACGGACGCTCTGCGTGAAATAGATTTAAATTCAGACACTTCTTCAACTG CACCCAAAGCGGTAGCGTTGAGTAAACAAAAATCTCTGACATTACCATTGGCTGGTACTTCGAGCCCGGCACTGCTGGTTCCAGACAACGAACAGCAACAGTTAGTTCTACCGAAGACCGCAATGAAGTCACAATCATTAAACCGCCACCACACAGATTATGCTATGACACCAAAAAGCGATGACGCGTCAACTTCCGAACAAAATCGAGTTGGCCAATCGGTATTTTATGACTGCATTGATGCAAGTCCAGGTGGGGTTGGTGGTGGTGTCGAAGAGAAACAAGACATCATGAAGCCGGAGAAAAATGATACCGACGAAGAAG tttcagATATCGATCAGGGTTGCACTATATTTTCCGGTGTCACATATCTTGGAGCTGCAAACATAAATGCTCCCAAATCCGAAATCGACATATACCGAATAATGAATGAACTGAACAgtaattcggagtcagtgggtCTTAAAATATCAGTGAGCATACCGAATTGCTCCGATGGGCTGGTTGt CTTGCATGACGCTGAAACCAACTCTGTCATCGCAACCTACGAGATACAAAGCATAATTTTATACTTTCGTGGCCCTGTAGAAACTCCTGAAAATGGTTGCTTTGCATTTACTTGGTTACATGGCGATGCGCTTTTTCAATGCCATGTTTTTCGTTGCCATATCCCAGAAGCGGTTAATCAAGTCAGCG CTTGCTTTCAAAAGGCTTTTCGTACATATCCGCCAAGCATGACTTGCAGTTTGACATCTGCCATCGACAGTAATATGATGAACTCTGTGACATCTGATGTTAGTGGAAATCCGCTAAATACAGCCGGCTATGAATTTATTGTATCCCTGGAAATACGTGAAAAGGTCGCAAAGAACTCATTTTCGGCCGTACCACGCGATCGCAATTGCTTCAAGTTACGTGCTAACATTGACAAAGAAGTTATCATTACCGTGAAGCAAACACCTTCAAATATACTACAACCTCTGTTCATAGAACGCTGCTTTGGTGTACTATTAAGCCCCGGTAAATTAGTGCGTCAGGGCGATATGCAATTGATTGATATGGTAAATATGAGCTATCAGTCGCCTACCAACACTGCAGGCGGTGGTAACGCTAATGCTGCAACGACAGTCGGTGTCGGTGCCGGTGACAATACCGGTGGTTCTGGCGCCCCGCCTCTATGCCTTTATCCTTATGTTATACGCGCTGAATGGAAGGCCAATGAAGCTGCTTTCGAACAACTCAATGTTGAAGCGTCAAAGAATTTTCTGACTGTAGCGGTGGATATAGTGGTGCGTGGAATTCGCGACCCTGTACGTTTTGTTATTGAGACTCCCGTTGTAATACAATCGGCTAGTGAGATACGCATAATGGACCATTTTATATCTAAACGCCCAATGACTTTGCGCTTCTATTTACAATTAGAACGGACAACCGATGAGTTCAGTTGGAAAGTGAACTCAATTGATCCGTCTGAAGAAATCAATGAACCACAACAACCAAGTTCATTGTTGAAATTTGGAATGAACAATTTATCACGCATTGTGCGATCATCATCGATTGTATCTATAGAGGATGATTGTCCTACCGATTATAGTTCAGATGGTGATGAACCTTTATTGAGTGGTACAGGGGAGGTCTCCAAAGACTGTTCACAGGACAAACTAGATGAATGGGATCCAATATTAAAAGAATGGGATAGTGAAAAAAGACCAAAAAACTTGGCTGCTTTGGTACGTTTGGGAATACCGGAAGCTTTACGCGAAAAAATATGGCAGAAACTGGCAAATGTTGAGGGCCAAACTGAAATGCTTGACATGTATAAGATTTTAATAACCAAA GAAACCAAATGTGAAACTGTAATACAACGGGATATACATAGAACATTCCCGGCACATAAATGCTTCAAAGAGAGCGGTGGTTCtg GACAAGACTCACTTTTTAAGGTCTCAAAGGCATACGCCGTTTATGACAGTGAAGTCGGTTATTGCCAGGGCTTAAGTTTTATAGCCGCAAGTCTCTTGTTACAT ATGCCCGAGGAAGATGCATTTTGTGTATTGGTGGCTCTTATGTACGATTATGGCCTTCGTGATTTATATAAGCAAGGATTTGAAGTACTTTATTTACGACTCTACCAACTTGACCGTTTGATCAAAGATCAATTGCCTAAATTACATGAACATTTTGCAGCTTGTGGCATTGAGACACACATGTACGCTTCGCAATGGTTTCTCACACTCTTCACAGCCCGTTTCCCATTATGTTTCGTATTTCATGTACTCGACGTATTCCTGCTAGATGGCGTACCATTGCTTTTTCAGGTTGCTGTGACACTGCTATCTATTTGCGAGGCTGACTTGCGTCAACTTGATTTCGAAGGCATACTAAAATATTTCCGTGTAACATTACCGAAGAAATGCCGCAGCCCTAGTCAGGCGCGCCGTGTTATGAAAATGGCCTGTGAAcggaaaattaagaaattaaaacagTACGAGGAGGAATTCCAATTGAAAAAGCAACACAAAGAACGTCTGGAAAAAGAGGCACAAATTTACGAAAATCGTTTTGGCGAAGAGAGACGTAAATTGCAAGCGGAAATTGATGAActccaaaaaaaattgattgaggCTAATGAAAGAGcaatagaaaaagaaagaaaacacaCAGGTATCATACAGGACTATAAACTAATAATACAGCGCTTGGAAAATGACATTACCAATTTAAATGAGACGCTAGGAAATGTAATG AATATAGTATCGAAGTGTAAGAATTGTgtacaaaaaatggaaaatgccGATCGTAGTGTGAGATTGCCAGCTGAAGTGAGCAGAAATAGTGGTTTAAAAATAACGCAACAGAGTTGTAATAAGCAAGAGAACGAAGCACCACTAGGTCCACTTGATCCCATAAATATAGCAACTCAACGTATCCGTGAATTAGAACTGGAACTGGCACAAGCTAAGTTAGCACACGTCGAAGCTGAATGTCGTAATCAAGATTTGAATCATCAGCTTAGCGCCACCATTACTGAAATGCATTCTAACCGAAACAGTTGGCAACCATGGTTGTCAAAGACACTCAACTCACTGCAAGAGAAGGTAACTACACGTGGCAGTCGCGACCCAGTTTTGCCAACATTCCAATCCTACACCCAACATGCATCTGCTGGTGCATCAGCGGCTGGTAGCGAAACTAATTCACCTAGCAGTAATCAG GAGTTTAAAGCATTCTCAGTGGGAGGTTCGCCGAAATTGCCAGCGAAATTTCAGACCGTCAAACTTCGCAATAGCATCGACAGTTTACGCAACATTGTAGTGCCACTGGAGAGCAGCGCTGGGCGTATTGTTGGCATTGGGGCTGGAGCTAGTGTTGATGTAGGTGTGGGTGCAGCTGATCAATTCCGACAGCACCTGCAGCCACAATCATCGCTTATTTAA
- the LOC105224808 gene encoding rab GTPase-activating protein 1-like isoform X2, whose translation MDDNLSTKSSESSLTTSGEYEIVSDSNITTPIDQQHLSENGTLLIIPTNNKSPTLNLANNRNIADLQHAMTDALREIDLNSDTSSTAPKAVALSKQKSLTLPLAGTSSPALLVPDNEQQQLVLPKTAMKSQSLNRHHTDYAMTPKSDDASTSEQNRVGQSVFYDCIDASPGGVGGGVEEKQDIMKPEKNDTDEEDIDQGCTIFSGVTYLGAANINAPKSEIDIYRIMNELNSNSESVGLKISVSIPNCSDGLVVLHDAETNSVIATYEIQSIILYFRGPVETPENGCFAFTWLHGDALFQCHVFRCHIPEAVNQVSACFQKAFRTYPPSMTCSLTSAIDSNMMNSVTSDVSGNPLNTAGYEFIVSLEIREKVAKNSFSAVPRDRNCFKLRANIDKEVIITVKQTPSNILQPLFIERCFGVLLSPGKLVRQGDMQLIDMVNMSYQSPTNTAGGGNANAATTVGVGAGDNTGGSGAPPLCLYPYVIRAEWKANEAAFEQLNVEASKNFLTVAVDIVVRGIRDPVRFVIETPVVIQSASEIRIMDHFISKRPMTLRFYLQLERTTDEFSWKVNSIDPSEEINEPQQPSSLLKFGMNNLSRIVRSSSIVSIEDDCPTDYSSDGDEPLLSGTGEVSKDCSQDKLDEWDPILKEWDSEKRPKNLAALVRLGIPEALREKIWQKLANVEGQTEMLDMYKILITKETKCETVIQRDIHRTFPAHKCFKESGGSGQDSLFKVSKAYAVYDSEVGYCQGLSFIAASLLLHMPEEDAFCVLVALMYDYGLRDLYKQGFEVLYLRLYQLDRLIKDQLPKLHEHFAACGIETHMYASQWFLTLFTARFPLCFVFHVLDVFLLDGVPLLFQVAVTLLSICEADLRQLDFEGILKYFRVTLPKKCRSPSQARRVMKMACERKIKKLKQYEEEFQLKKQHKERLEKEAQIYENRFGEERRKLQAEIDELQKKLIEANERAIEKERKHTGIIQDYKLIIQRLENDITNLNETLGNVMNIVSKCKNCVQKMENADRSVRLPAEVSRNSGLKITQQSCNKQENEAPLGPLDPINIATQRIRELELELAQAKLAHVEAECRNQDLNHQLSATITEMHSNRNSWQPWLSKTLNSLQEKVTTRGSRDPVLPTFQSYTQHASAGASAAGSETNSPSSNQEFKAFSVGGSPKLPAKFQTVKLRNSIDSLRNIVVPLESSAGRIVGIGAGASVDVGVGAADQFRQHLQPQSSLI comes from the exons ATGGATGATAACCTTAGTACGAAATCTTCTGAATCCTCACTAACCACTAGTGGAGAGTATGAAATTGTTTCTGATAGCAATATTACAACACCAATAGACCAGCAGCATTTGTCAGAGAATGGTACACTTTTAATAATACCGACAAACAACAAATCACCAACACTGAATTTAGCTAATAATCGTAATATTGCTGATTTACAACATGCTATGACGGACGCTCTGCGTGAAATAGATTTAAATTCAGACACTTCTTCAACTG CACCCAAAGCGGTAGCGTTGAGTAAACAAAAATCTCTGACATTACCATTGGCTGGTACTTCGAGCCCGGCACTGCTGGTTCCAGACAACGAACAGCAACAGTTAGTTCTACCGAAGACCGCAATGAAGTCACAATCATTAAACCGCCACCACACAGATTATGCTATGACACCAAAAAGCGATGACGCGTCAACTTCCGAACAAAATCGAGTTGGCCAATCGGTATTTTATGACTGCATTGATGCAAGTCCAGGTGGGGTTGGTGGTGGTGTCGAAGAGAAACAAGACATCATGAAGCCGGAGAAAAATGATACCGACGAAGAAG ATATCGATCAGGGTTGCACTATATTTTCCGGTGTCACATATCTTGGAGCTGCAAACATAAATGCTCCCAAATCCGAAATCGACATATACCGAATAATGAATGAACTGAACAgtaattcggagtcagtgggtCTTAAAATATCAGTGAGCATACCGAATTGCTCCGATGGGCTGGTTGt CTTGCATGACGCTGAAACCAACTCTGTCATCGCAACCTACGAGATACAAAGCATAATTTTATACTTTCGTGGCCCTGTAGAAACTCCTGAAAATGGTTGCTTTGCATTTACTTGGTTACATGGCGATGCGCTTTTTCAATGCCATGTTTTTCGTTGCCATATCCCAGAAGCGGTTAATCAAGTCAGCG CTTGCTTTCAAAAGGCTTTTCGTACATATCCGCCAAGCATGACTTGCAGTTTGACATCTGCCATCGACAGTAATATGATGAACTCTGTGACATCTGATGTTAGTGGAAATCCGCTAAATACAGCCGGCTATGAATTTATTGTATCCCTGGAAATACGTGAAAAGGTCGCAAAGAACTCATTTTCGGCCGTACCACGCGATCGCAATTGCTTCAAGTTACGTGCTAACATTGACAAAGAAGTTATCATTACCGTGAAGCAAACACCTTCAAATATACTACAACCTCTGTTCATAGAACGCTGCTTTGGTGTACTATTAAGCCCCGGTAAATTAGTGCGTCAGGGCGATATGCAATTGATTGATATGGTAAATATGAGCTATCAGTCGCCTACCAACACTGCAGGCGGTGGTAACGCTAATGCTGCAACGACAGTCGGTGTCGGTGCCGGTGACAATACCGGTGGTTCTGGCGCCCCGCCTCTATGCCTTTATCCTTATGTTATACGCGCTGAATGGAAGGCCAATGAAGCTGCTTTCGAACAACTCAATGTTGAAGCGTCAAAGAATTTTCTGACTGTAGCGGTGGATATAGTGGTGCGTGGAATTCGCGACCCTGTACGTTTTGTTATTGAGACTCCCGTTGTAATACAATCGGCTAGTGAGATACGCATAATGGACCATTTTATATCTAAACGCCCAATGACTTTGCGCTTCTATTTACAATTAGAACGGACAACCGATGAGTTCAGTTGGAAAGTGAACTCAATTGATCCGTCTGAAGAAATCAATGAACCACAACAACCAAGTTCATTGTTGAAATTTGGAATGAACAATTTATCACGCATTGTGCGATCATCATCGATTGTATCTATAGAGGATGATTGTCCTACCGATTATAGTTCAGATGGTGATGAACCTTTATTGAGTGGTACAGGGGAGGTCTCCAAAGACTGTTCACAGGACAAACTAGATGAATGGGATCCAATATTAAAAGAATGGGATAGTGAAAAAAGACCAAAAAACTTGGCTGCTTTGGTACGTTTGGGAATACCGGAAGCTTTACGCGAAAAAATATGGCAGAAACTGGCAAATGTTGAGGGCCAAACTGAAATGCTTGACATGTATAAGATTTTAATAACCAAA GAAACCAAATGTGAAACTGTAATACAACGGGATATACATAGAACATTCCCGGCACATAAATGCTTCAAAGAGAGCGGTGGTTCtg GACAAGACTCACTTTTTAAGGTCTCAAAGGCATACGCCGTTTATGACAGTGAAGTCGGTTATTGCCAGGGCTTAAGTTTTATAGCCGCAAGTCTCTTGTTACAT ATGCCCGAGGAAGATGCATTTTGTGTATTGGTGGCTCTTATGTACGATTATGGCCTTCGTGATTTATATAAGCAAGGATTTGAAGTACTTTATTTACGACTCTACCAACTTGACCGTTTGATCAAAGATCAATTGCCTAAATTACATGAACATTTTGCAGCTTGTGGCATTGAGACACACATGTACGCTTCGCAATGGTTTCTCACACTCTTCACAGCCCGTTTCCCATTATGTTTCGTATTTCATGTACTCGACGTATTCCTGCTAGATGGCGTACCATTGCTTTTTCAGGTTGCTGTGACACTGCTATCTATTTGCGAGGCTGACTTGCGTCAACTTGATTTCGAAGGCATACTAAAATATTTCCGTGTAACATTACCGAAGAAATGCCGCAGCCCTAGTCAGGCGCGCCGTGTTATGAAAATGGCCTGTGAAcggaaaattaagaaattaaaacagTACGAGGAGGAATTCCAATTGAAAAAGCAACACAAAGAACGTCTGGAAAAAGAGGCACAAATTTACGAAAATCGTTTTGGCGAAGAGAGACGTAAATTGCAAGCGGAAATTGATGAActccaaaaaaaattgattgaggCTAATGAAAGAGcaatagaaaaagaaagaaaacacaCAGGTATCATACAGGACTATAAACTAATAATACAGCGCTTGGAAAATGACATTACCAATTTAAATGAGACGCTAGGAAATGTAATG AATATAGTATCGAAGTGTAAGAATTGTgtacaaaaaatggaaaatgccGATCGTAGTGTGAGATTGCCAGCTGAAGTGAGCAGAAATAGTGGTTTAAAAATAACGCAACAGAGTTGTAATAAGCAAGAGAACGAAGCACCACTAGGTCCACTTGATCCCATAAATATAGCAACTCAACGTATCCGTGAATTAGAACTGGAACTGGCACAAGCTAAGTTAGCACACGTCGAAGCTGAATGTCGTAATCAAGATTTGAATCATCAGCTTAGCGCCACCATTACTGAAATGCATTCTAACCGAAACAGTTGGCAACCATGGTTGTCAAAGACACTCAACTCACTGCAAGAGAAGGTAACTACACGTGGCAGTCGCGACCCAGTTTTGCCAACATTCCAATCCTACACCCAACATGCATCTGCTGGTGCATCAGCGGCTGGTAGCGAAACTAATTCACCTAGCAGTAATCAG GAGTTTAAAGCATTCTCAGTGGGAGGTTCGCCGAAATTGCCAGCGAAATTTCAGACCGTCAAACTTCGCAATAGCATCGACAGTTTACGCAACATTGTAGTGCCACTGGAGAGCAGCGCTGGGCGTATTGTTGGCATTGGGGCTGGAGCTAGTGTTGATGTAGGTGTGGGTGCAGCTGATCAATTCCGACAGCACCTGCAGCCACAATCATCGCTTATTTAA
- the LOC105224808 gene encoding rab GTPase-activating protein 1-like isoform X3, producing the protein MDDNLSTKSSESSLTTSGEYEIVSDSNITTPIDQQHLSENGTLLIIPTNNKSPTLNLANNRNIADLQHAMTDALREIDLNSDTSSTVSDIDQGCTIFSGVTYLGAANINAPKSEIDIYRIMNELNSNSESVGLKISVSIPNCSDGLVVLHDAETNSVIATYEIQSIILYFRGPVETPENGCFAFTWLHGDALFQCHVFRCHIPEAVNQVSACFQKAFRTYPPSMTCSLTSAIDSNMMNSVTSDVSGNPLNTAGYEFIVSLEIREKVAKNSFSAVPRDRNCFKLRANIDKEVIITVKQTPSNILQPLFIERCFGVLLSPGKLVRQGDMQLIDMVNMSYQSPTNTAGGGNANAATTVGVGAGDNTGGSGAPPLCLYPYVIRAEWKANEAAFEQLNVEASKNFLTVAVDIVVRGIRDPVRFVIETPVVIQSASEIRIMDHFISKRPMTLRFYLQLERTTDEFSWKVNSIDPSEEINEPQQPSSLLKFGMNNLSRIVRSSSIVSIEDDCPTDYSSDGDEPLLSGTGEVSKDCSQDKLDEWDPILKEWDSEKRPKNLAALVRLGIPEALREKIWQKLANVEGQTEMLDMYKILITKETKCETVIQRDIHRTFPAHKCFKESGGSGQDSLFKVSKAYAVYDSEVGYCQGLSFIAASLLLHMPEEDAFCVLVALMYDYGLRDLYKQGFEVLYLRLYQLDRLIKDQLPKLHEHFAACGIETHMYASQWFLTLFTARFPLCFVFHVLDVFLLDGVPLLFQVAVTLLSICEADLRQLDFEGILKYFRVTLPKKCRSPSQARRVMKMACERKIKKLKQYEEEFQLKKQHKERLEKEAQIYENRFGEERRKLQAEIDELQKKLIEANERAIEKERKHTGIIQDYKLIIQRLENDITNLNETLGNVMNIVSKCKNCVQKMENADRSVRLPAEVSRNSGLKITQQSCNKQENEAPLGPLDPINIATQRIRELELELAQAKLAHVEAECRNQDLNHQLSATITEMHSNRNSWQPWLSKTLNSLQEKVTTRGSRDPVLPTFQSYTQHASAGASAAGSETNSPSSNQEFKAFSVGGSPKLPAKFQTVKLRNSIDSLRNIVVPLESSAGRIVGIGAGASVDVGVGAADQFRQHLQPQSSLI; encoded by the exons ATGGATGATAACCTTAGTACGAAATCTTCTGAATCCTCACTAACCACTAGTGGAGAGTATGAAATTGTTTCTGATAGCAATATTACAACACCAATAGACCAGCAGCATTTGTCAGAGAATGGTACACTTTTAATAATACCGACAAACAACAAATCACCAACACTGAATTTAGCTAATAATCGTAATATTGCTGATTTACAACATGCTATGACGGACGCTCTGCGTGAAATAGATTTAAATTCAGACACTTCTTCAACTG tttcagATATCGATCAGGGTTGCACTATATTTTCCGGTGTCACATATCTTGGAGCTGCAAACATAAATGCTCCCAAATCCGAAATCGACATATACCGAATAATGAATGAACTGAACAgtaattcggagtcagtgggtCTTAAAATATCAGTGAGCATACCGAATTGCTCCGATGGGCTGGTTGt CTTGCATGACGCTGAAACCAACTCTGTCATCGCAACCTACGAGATACAAAGCATAATTTTATACTTTCGTGGCCCTGTAGAAACTCCTGAAAATGGTTGCTTTGCATTTACTTGGTTACATGGCGATGCGCTTTTTCAATGCCATGTTTTTCGTTGCCATATCCCAGAAGCGGTTAATCAAGTCAGCG CTTGCTTTCAAAAGGCTTTTCGTACATATCCGCCAAGCATGACTTGCAGTTTGACATCTGCCATCGACAGTAATATGATGAACTCTGTGACATCTGATGTTAGTGGAAATCCGCTAAATACAGCCGGCTATGAATTTATTGTATCCCTGGAAATACGTGAAAAGGTCGCAAAGAACTCATTTTCGGCCGTACCACGCGATCGCAATTGCTTCAAGTTACGTGCTAACATTGACAAAGAAGTTATCATTACCGTGAAGCAAACACCTTCAAATATACTACAACCTCTGTTCATAGAACGCTGCTTTGGTGTACTATTAAGCCCCGGTAAATTAGTGCGTCAGGGCGATATGCAATTGATTGATATGGTAAATATGAGCTATCAGTCGCCTACCAACACTGCAGGCGGTGGTAACGCTAATGCTGCAACGACAGTCGGTGTCGGTGCCGGTGACAATACCGGTGGTTCTGGCGCCCCGCCTCTATGCCTTTATCCTTATGTTATACGCGCTGAATGGAAGGCCAATGAAGCTGCTTTCGAACAACTCAATGTTGAAGCGTCAAAGAATTTTCTGACTGTAGCGGTGGATATAGTGGTGCGTGGAATTCGCGACCCTGTACGTTTTGTTATTGAGACTCCCGTTGTAATACAATCGGCTAGTGAGATACGCATAATGGACCATTTTATATCTAAACGCCCAATGACTTTGCGCTTCTATTTACAATTAGAACGGACAACCGATGAGTTCAGTTGGAAAGTGAACTCAATTGATCCGTCTGAAGAAATCAATGAACCACAACAACCAAGTTCATTGTTGAAATTTGGAATGAACAATTTATCACGCATTGTGCGATCATCATCGATTGTATCTATAGAGGATGATTGTCCTACCGATTATAGTTCAGATGGTGATGAACCTTTATTGAGTGGTACAGGGGAGGTCTCCAAAGACTGTTCACAGGACAAACTAGATGAATGGGATCCAATATTAAAAGAATGGGATAGTGAAAAAAGACCAAAAAACTTGGCTGCTTTGGTACGTTTGGGAATACCGGAAGCTTTACGCGAAAAAATATGGCAGAAACTGGCAAATGTTGAGGGCCAAACTGAAATGCTTGACATGTATAAGATTTTAATAACCAAA GAAACCAAATGTGAAACTGTAATACAACGGGATATACATAGAACATTCCCGGCACATAAATGCTTCAAAGAGAGCGGTGGTTCtg GACAAGACTCACTTTTTAAGGTCTCAAAGGCATACGCCGTTTATGACAGTGAAGTCGGTTATTGCCAGGGCTTAAGTTTTATAGCCGCAAGTCTCTTGTTACAT ATGCCCGAGGAAGATGCATTTTGTGTATTGGTGGCTCTTATGTACGATTATGGCCTTCGTGATTTATATAAGCAAGGATTTGAAGTACTTTATTTACGACTCTACCAACTTGACCGTTTGATCAAAGATCAATTGCCTAAATTACATGAACATTTTGCAGCTTGTGGCATTGAGACACACATGTACGCTTCGCAATGGTTTCTCACACTCTTCACAGCCCGTTTCCCATTATGTTTCGTATTTCATGTACTCGACGTATTCCTGCTAGATGGCGTACCATTGCTTTTTCAGGTTGCTGTGACACTGCTATCTATTTGCGAGGCTGACTTGCGTCAACTTGATTTCGAAGGCATACTAAAATATTTCCGTGTAACATTACCGAAGAAATGCCGCAGCCCTAGTCAGGCGCGCCGTGTTATGAAAATGGCCTGTGAAcggaaaattaagaaattaaaacagTACGAGGAGGAATTCCAATTGAAAAAGCAACACAAAGAACGTCTGGAAAAAGAGGCACAAATTTACGAAAATCGTTTTGGCGAAGAGAGACGTAAATTGCAAGCGGAAATTGATGAActccaaaaaaaattgattgaggCTAATGAAAGAGcaatagaaaaagaaagaaaacacaCAGGTATCATACAGGACTATAAACTAATAATACAGCGCTTGGAAAATGACATTACCAATTTAAATGAGACGCTAGGAAATGTAATG AATATAGTATCGAAGTGTAAGAATTGTgtacaaaaaatggaaaatgccGATCGTAGTGTGAGATTGCCAGCTGAAGTGAGCAGAAATAGTGGTTTAAAAATAACGCAACAGAGTTGTAATAAGCAAGAGAACGAAGCACCACTAGGTCCACTTGATCCCATAAATATAGCAACTCAACGTATCCGTGAATTAGAACTGGAACTGGCACAAGCTAAGTTAGCACACGTCGAAGCTGAATGTCGTAATCAAGATTTGAATCATCAGCTTAGCGCCACCATTACTGAAATGCATTCTAACCGAAACAGTTGGCAACCATGGTTGTCAAAGACACTCAACTCACTGCAAGAGAAGGTAACTACACGTGGCAGTCGCGACCCAGTTTTGCCAACATTCCAATCCTACACCCAACATGCATCTGCTGGTGCATCAGCGGCTGGTAGCGAAACTAATTCACCTAGCAGTAATCAG GAGTTTAAAGCATTCTCAGTGGGAGGTTCGCCGAAATTGCCAGCGAAATTTCAGACCGTCAAACTTCGCAATAGCATCGACAGTTTACGCAACATTGTAGTGCCACTGGAGAGCAGCGCTGGGCGTATTGTTGGCATTGGGGCTGGAGCTAGTGTTGATGTAGGTGTGGGTGCAGCTGATCAATTCCGACAGCACCTGCAGCCACAATCATCGCTTATTTAA